From the genome of Pseudonocardia sp. EC080619-01:
GAGGTCCAGCGGGAACGGCTCCCGCCCGCGCAGGTGCGCCCGCAACGCCTCCAGCTGGTAGGTGTAGGTCGGCCGGGTGCCGAGGTGCTCCGTGCGGGTGACACCACCGGCCCGCACCTCGATCCGGTCGTCCCGGGTCGGCAGGACGACGTTGCGGGCCAGCGCCTCGCCGCGCTCGCCGACCACCCGGGCGGTGATCGTCCAGCCGTCGGCGTCCATGTCGCAGTGCGCCGCGCCCGTCGCCCCGGACGGGAACCCGAGGTCCGCGGTCACCGACGCGTCGACGCCGGGGGAACGCTCCCGCGCCGTCGCCGCCGTCACCGTGGGCTCGCCGCCCAGCTGCGCGCCGAGCCGGCGCTGGATGTGCAGCGCGTAGCAGCCCAGGTCCATCAGCGCGCCACCGGCGAGGTCCAGTGACCAGCGGGGATCGGTGTCCGGCGGTGCGGGCATCCGGAACGTCGTCTCGACCGTCGTGATCCGGCCGAGCTCCCCGGAGCCGGTGATCGCGGCGAGCCGCCGGAACACCGGGTGGTGGACGTGGTGGAACCCCTCGACGACCGTCACCCCGGCGGCGCGGGCCGCAGCGGCGACCTCACGGGCCTCGCCGGCGTCGGACGCGAACGGCTTCTCGCTCAGCACGTGCTTGCCGGCCGCGACGGCCGCGAGGTTCCAGGGGCCGTGCAGCGCGTTGGCCAGCGGGTTGTAGACGACCTCGACCCCGGGATCGTCGAGCACGGCGGCGTAGTCGTCGTGCACCCGGTCGACGCCGTGCTCGGCGGCGAAGCGCTCGGCCCGGCCGCGGTCGCGCGCGGCGACGGCGACGAGGCGGTCCCCGGTCTCCGCGGCCGGGGCACAGAGCGCCTCGCCGGCGATCCGGGCGGCGCCCAGGATCCCGATCCGCAGTGGACGGTCGTTCACTGTTCCTCCTCGCGGTGGTGCGGGTGCGGTCAGCGCTGCAGCTCGTGCGACAGCTCGGCGAGCTCCTGACCGCCCGCCATCTCGGTGGTGAGCTCCTCCAGGGAGACCTCGGAGCGCGCCCGGTCGAGCACCCGGCGGCCGAGCTTCAGGATGATGAAGTGGTCGCCGACCATGTAGGCGTGGTGCGGGTTGTGGGTGATGAAGACGACGCCGAGGCCGGCGTCGCGGGCCGCGGCGGTGTACCGGAGGACGACCCCGGACTGCTTGACGCCCAGCGCCGCCGTCGGCTCGTCGAGGATCAGCACCCGGGCACCGAAGTAGACGGCCCGGGCGATCGCCACGCACTGGCGCTGGCCGCCGGACAGCGTCCCGATGGGCTGGTTGATGTCCTTGACCTGGATACCCATCTTCCTCAGCTCGGCGTCGGCGATCTCGCGCATCCCGCGGATGTCGAGCGGGGCGAGCGGGTAGTTGCCCTTCCGCAGCTCGGAGCCGAGGAAGAAGTTCCGCCACACCTCCATCAGCCCGACCACGGCCAGGTCCTGGTAGACGGTCGCGATGCCCAGGTCCAGGGACTGCCGGGGCGAGGAGAAGGTGACGTCCTCGTCGTGCACGGTCAGCGTGCCCTCGGAGTGCGGGTGCAGTCCGGACATGATCTTGATGAGGGTCGACTTCCCGGCGCCGTTGTCACCGAGCACGCAGGTGACCTCGCCCGCCCGGACGGTCAGGTCGATGCCCTCCAGGGCACGGATGGCGCCGTAGGTCTTCCCGATCCCGGCCATCCGGAC
Proteins encoded in this window:
- a CDS encoding Gfo/Idh/MocA family protein; the encoded protein is MNDRPLRIGILGAARIAGEALCAPAAETGDRLVAVAARDRGRAERFAAEHGVDRVHDDYAAVLDDPGVEVVYNPLANALHGPWNLAAVAAGKHVLSEKPFASDAGEAREVAAAARAAGVTVVEGFHHVHHPVFRRLAAITGSGELGRITTVETTFRMPAPPDTDPRWSLDLAGGALMDLGCYALHIQRRLGAQLGGEPTVTAATARERSPGVDASVTADLGFPSGATGAAHCDMDADGWTITARVVGERGEALARNVVLPTRDDRIEVRAGGVTRTEHLGTRPTYTYQLEALRAHLRGREPFPLDLDDAVATAELIDAVYRAAGMEPRPRRAPLRL
- a CDS encoding ATP-binding cassette domain-containing protein, which produces MTDTISDHAASDLRAGTPLVRMAGIGKTYGAIRALEGIDLTVRAGEVTCVLGDNGAGKSTLIKIMSGLHPHSEGTLTVHDEDVTFSSPRQSLDLGIATVYQDLAVVGLMEVWRNFFLGSELRKGNYPLAPLDIRGMREIADAELRKMGIQVKDINQPIGTLSGGQRQCVAIARAVYFGARVLILDEPTAALGVKQSGVVLRYTAAARDAGLGVVFITHNPHHAYMVGDHFIILKLGRRVLDRARSEVSLEELTTEMAGGQELAELSHELQR